From the Papaver somniferum cultivar HN1 chromosome 2, ASM357369v1, whole genome shotgun sequence genome, the window TTTACGCGTTTAATACGAGTATCGACCTGGAGTAATATTGCCACGTGAGGGTCATGTCTGATGATAATTCTTCCCTGCCcatagagaaaaaaagagagagtgaTGACTGGGTAGAAAAATTCACCCCCAAGGTTGGCAACGCAGTTGTTTCCCCAGAGAATGAAGACGGCGGAAAGAGAGCAATGCAATGAACAGAGAAAAGACAGTCGCTCCCTCATTAACTCCCAACTCCTTCAACAGCATAAATAACGAGGAGTCGTCTCCTTTTTCTACTCGGGGGCCCCACATTTCTCACTTCTTTGGCCTCGGGCGGGCCTCTTCATATGGGTCCCACATGGGTTTTCGGAAGGAAGTTGAACGAAAGAGAAGGACTTGTGGCCCAAGTTTATATAGTTTTTGTTTGTTATTGTAATTgtttttcttctcctttttcaGTTTGTGTAAATTGTCTGTTTCTCTCTCTCTATTGAAAAATCTATAAATATTGCTCGTCAATCCACCATTTGCTTCTCACTCATCAGTACCCAACATTCCTCTCCTCCCCCTCTCATATTAAATACCACCACACAAACACATAATTTTCACAAGTCTTCTTCTCCTCCCTCGGCATCAATCAATTCCTTTTCAGTTTAACTTCTCTTTCTCCCAACTAACAAAGCCCCTTAAATTTCTCTATCTCTTTCTCTGaactagaggaggaagaagagtttTAAGTCCTGTTTCAATCTCTCCCTGTCTGGTCTCTTTGAATTCCATAGGTATATTAATGTGATTTAAGATATGGGTTTTTATTGGATTCTTGATTTACAGTCTATATTCCAGAACAACTCTTGGGTTTCTCTGTTTTATTCATGTGCCTAATTTTAGGGGtttttttatttgtgttttaaTAGGAAAAACAAGGAAATGACAAAGCAGAGTGTAATGGTTTCAGAACCACAAACTGCAGGGGTTAACAATATGATGGAGATTGTAGCAAAATCATCTTCTCTGTTCTCATCAATGGAGATGAATACTGATAATGGTTATAACTTTGCGATAAAGAAACAGTTTTTAAAGAAACTTGAAACAAGTGTAGTTGGTGTtgacaaaggaacaacaagagtcaATGCTTGGGTTGATTCAATGAGAGCTTCTTCTCCTCCTCGTCTCAATTCCACAATGGACAATGACCAATCCTGGATGGTGAGTTTCAAATCCTCTTAGTCATTTGTTTTTGTCTTCTCTCTGTTCATTcaaatattgatttcttttttcaATTTGAACAGATGCAGCATCCATCTGCCTTGAACATGTTTGATGAAATTATCAATGCATCAAAAGGGAAACAAATCGTAATGTTTTTGGATTATGACGGTACTCTTTCCCCAATTGTTGCCGATCCTGATCGCGCTTTTATGTCTGAATCGGTGAGTCTCAGTCTCTGTCTTAAACACCAATAAGCCTCTCTTGTCTCCCTGTCTTTCTCTAAAATCTAATTTGCTTGTAATTAAACAGATGAGAACAGCTGTAAGAGATGTAGCAAGGTACTTCCCAACTGCAATTGTGAGTGGAAGAAGCAGAGATAAGGTACTGATAAAAAATTAATTTTACCACTAATAAAATTTACTTGGTTGTGAAAAATTGAATCCGGaaatctaagtttttttttttctttttgtaatttttgtgCAGGTTTATAGCTTTGTACAGTTAGCAGAGCTATATTATGCAGGAAGCCATGGTATGGACATTAAAGGTCCAGCCAAAGGTCCCAGAAATAACAAAGTAagtattttagcaaaattattatttctatttttttcttttatcatttTTGAATTGCTTTTTCTAATATGAATGTCTACTAATTTATTTTGCAGACTAATAAACCTGTCTTATTCCAACCAGCTAATGATTTTTTACCCTTGATAGACGAGGTTTGTTTGCTTTCTCTCTCTTTTTAAATTAAAATCCATTTAGTGATTTTGAATGTATTTTGAATGAATAATTATTTGTTTTTTCAGGTTACCAGAATTTTGATTGAGAAAGTTCAATCAACCCCAGGAGCATTGGTGGAAAACAACAAATTTTGTGTTTCTGTTCACTTTAGATGTGTAGAAGAGAAGGTAAGAAAATCACTGTCCTACATGCATTTTAGCAGTTTGTTTTCTTTAATGTGCCTGCCATTATCAGTTTAATCTTTTCTAACTGTGGTTCTGATGCATTACAGAGATGGAATGATTTGGCTGAGCTAGTTAGATCAGTTATCAAAGAATACCCTGAACTTAGAATGTCTCAAGGGAGAAAGGTTTTCGAAATCCGTCCTACTATTAAATGGGACAAAGGCAAAGCCCTGGAGTTTTTACTAGAGTCACTTGGTAAGACACTTAACCAAGGTCTTCTaaagttgtttttttctttttagttggtGAGACTATGAAATGGAGTTCTAATTTGGCAATCCACTGTGTTATTTTCTCTATTAGGATATGCTAATTCAACCAACGTATTTCCGATCTACATTGGTGATGATTTAACCGACGAGGATGCCTTCAAGGTAGTTAATGTTTTGCGCTTATCTTGTTTATTATCTTGTAAAATTCTGGTCACGAGATACGTTATTCACATGATTTTCATTTGGCTGATCAGGTTTTACGCGAAAGAGATCAAGGTTTTGGTATTCTTGTATCAAAGTTTCCAAAAAACACAAATGCGTCGTATTCTTTACGTGAACCAGCAGAAGTTAAGGATTTCTTGTGCCGATTAGTCGAATGGAAACGATATTCACGGAGAATGATTTCTAGAGTGTAAGGGAGGGGAAAAGATTTATGTCCAACAAGATGAAAGGGGTCAAAATGGCTCGTTGATCAGTGGAAAcataagttgttgtttttttgttcttgtttAGGAAGAATAGAATAGCAGTgatagaagaaagaaaagaagtggCTTTTCTCCTTTGTTTTTCCTTTGGCTTGAAAAGCCCTCTTAGTTGATTACTAGTTTTTACATGTAATTAGGGGGAAAAGATCTATAAATGATAACTAAAAAATGAAGTAATTTTGTATATGTTGTATTGTTTACAAATTACATGGAATCTTCTCATAACACAACTTGAACCACTGCAATGTGAAACTGTTATCAAAGATATTGAAACTGGAATGTGTACATGGGTTAATTTTTCCAAGGTGACACCATTTTAGCTTTGAGCTGCACAATTTCTTTGGCAGTATAAGAAGGCCACACCATGAGTGCACAAGTGAAAATTGGATAGCCACTGTATGAAACCAAAAGACAGATTAACATCAAAATTGTAGACACTTTGTGCCCAGAGGAAGGATTTGGCTACCGGAACTCTGGAAGGAGTATTTTTTTGAGCTAGGCGAATGTAATTTTAATCTGACCAGCCAAAGATTAATATTCTTTAATAGCACTAAAAGGTTGATTTGAAGTTTTAATCTTCCATAAACCTACTCTTTGGTATCTAGCCTTTAACTCGAGATCGACATGAAAATGTTGAGGAAAGCATCCTTTATATGGATGTGAATAATTAAAACTAAATCACACACATAAAACCGTTAAAAACTCTGGTTTTGGTGGCGTCACAAAATCGATAGGCGGGACATTGAAACCTTAACAAGTGCCCATCGAGGTGTATCTCATTCTTAGCATCTTGAGAACCTCCCTTATTTAAAAAAATGGAAGTTTTTACCACACACGATGCATATGATTTGCAATTTTTGGGATCGAGATTTGTGAGTTTTAGTGGTTCCAAAGCAAAACTCCAAACACCATCCTCAAAAGTAATGAAACTTTCATGCCAATACTGGTTAATGGGTTTCTTTTGTGTTACAAGACAGGAGAATCGGCCGCTCACTTGCAGGTGCATTGTCCTATCTCCACTGAAACTACTTTTCAAGCTAAAGGCTACACAGTATTGCGATTGCCTCCCTTCTTGTTTTCCATGAAGGAGCTCCCACGGCTGGACATGAGAAAAGGCTACTCGGAACTTGTAAGTTCAAACCGTGTTACATGTTCCACTAATATCCCGAGAGAAGTATACATAAGATGTCACTGTTGTATTAAAGTGGTGCTACCAATAAGTTTGTCATAatgacttgaatttttttttgaaaaatgcaACTAGGTAGGAGGCCTTTAAAGGCTACGATTTTGGAAGTAATATGAATAAAGCGCAGGAGTACACTTTAGCAGTGCCAGTGATGAATGATTTCTCCAATACTAGAAAATACCTTTACTTTTCATGTACTATAAATCACAACCATTTTTGGGCAACTGTGAGTTATAAATGGCTTCGCTTCGTTCTAGTTCTGTTTTGTCTTCTTTCGAAAGCCTTTCTTTCTCATCGAGTTTGTTGAATTATTGGTTGGATTCCCTCCTTACGCCTACCATTCTTTTGCCTTTATCATGACAAGTCCCTTTGTTTGTAAAGATGCGATTCAAATTAGCCGACTCTAATCCCCAATGAAGCCTCCTCAACGATTTCTAACGCATGAGCTAGCACAACGCCAGCTTTGCGCTCATCTTATATTCTCTTTGTACCAGAAGAGAAATCCCTTAACATCTAAATAAGCTAAGCTGTTAGTATAAAATTTGTTATGTTTATAAAAAATGATTGACGAAATAGTATAAGAAGAGCGGATCCTCTTTCTGTAAAGAATGATAGGCTAGGCAATACCACTTCTTTTATTGGACGAAACATAATTAAGCTATTTCTGTTGGATTTCTCACTGTGCTTCCCTTTTCACACACAACATTAGATTTTCACCCTCTTCTCAAGACaaatgagtgctttcatatcttCAGAATTACTTTAAGAAGATTATGCATTCTTAAACAAATAGCACTACAAAAAGGTAATTTTGTTACAAATAGTTATCATCATAATTAAGTTAATGTTTTTAGTGTTAAAAATGATACAAAGGATAAAACAGGAAAGAGGATGGAAATGTAAGAAatcaaaaaaatttcttattgtaaGAGAAACTCACTTCTCCGTCGGTATAATGGGGATGGAGGGAGTAGGTTTTAGCTGGTTTGTATATTTTATTCATGTAATTATACCAAAAGAGCTACCGACCCAACGTTCTTGAGTTCCCCAAATGAAAAAAATAACCAGAAAGTAGCAAGCAAAGTAAGTAAGGTCACTTATCGGGGAAACTTCTGGTTATTAATAAAAACAAAGTAAGGTCACTTATGGAGAATAAGTAACAGTGAGTTAGGTCAATTCAGTCCAGCATTACACATTAGTGAACtgggttgtttttttttctgtttttttttttgtcttatgtATCATGTTTatatagaaaagaaaataaaaaattctcaCTTTGATTTCCTTGGgtccttagagcaactgcagtggtgcgatcaaaaccaaagatcaaagatcaaaaaaaagaccaaattttgggtttagtccgtgttgtgacgcaacggttaAAAAAGATCaaagattaaaatttcgtcaggcggactttaaaagtccgccccattttttttttcatcaggcggaccttaaaagtccgccccatttatattttttttgtaactttcatcaggcggactctaaaagtccgccccattttttcgaaaatttcatcaggcggactttaaaagtccgcctcattctttttcttttttatttaatttgaattttcatcgggcgtaatttaaatctccgcccgttaacaaacgtactttaaatttacgcccagcaacaagcgtactttaaatttacgcccgactatattagaatttgggatttggtcgcgaccatatttggtctggaatttgatctttggttgtgatttgatctttactccgtcccactgtgttacgatctcatcccaaatttttggttatactcgcccactgtggatgctcttagagcgtccacaatggacgactaaacccaaatatagtgtccagttgataggcgtagtgggacggaccatcaatcaaaatttgatcaaagattaaaatccagaccaaatttggtctgcgaccaagaccaaacccaaatatagtcgggcgtttatatagtccacgccccataaccaggcggacgtatagtccacgtcccaccccaggcggacgtatagtccacgccccacaccaggcgaacgtataatgcacgcccgtctttttttttttttaatcttttgtgtggggcgggcttaatacctccgccccacttttttttctttttctttttatttttttttctacaccgggcgaacgtatactccccgccccacaccaagcgttggtataatgtctgtctgaccaaatttagtttttccaccgtagggtcacacaccagattaaacccaaaatttggtcttttttttcctctttggtctttggttatactcgcaccactgcagtttctCTTACCTACTCGAGTACAATTACAGAGTTTTATCAAAATTATACCAAGTGTTAAATGACCTAGTTTAATCGGGTCCCGAAAACAATTTGGGGTCTAGACATTTTATACCCACCCCAAATATTTCAGGAGGGTACCAAAATGTAATTAAAATACTATATTACCCTTCACTAATAACAAATCTTAAAATCATATTAACCCTTAATTTTAAGTCCCCAATTCATTTCTATTTCTAAACACAAGAAATCAGACTCCCTTCCCTCTCGTTCTCTCggctcttcttttcttcttcattaacgactccaagaaataaaaaagaatttcACCCGAAATATTTCATTGCAGTAAGAGGGTCGTTAACCCGACAAGCCTAaatcctaacgatttttcatatgcaTATAGAGACCATAAAAAATCGTCAGGGTATATCATGAGGAAGATAACGACCCTATTTttggtttttcatattttttcccCTAGATTAGAGTCGTCAACATAATATAGAAACTTATGACGATCCTCTATGAACGACCCCTTTTAAACGTCAACGACCCTAGGTGAAAAACAGATAGCATCTCTGTCCCAAAAAATTTCAGAGTCGTCTTGGTATAAACACACAAAATAACGACTCTTCCTACCCAAGCTACTAAGATTCTTCAGGTTGTATTATATTaccctgacgatttttcataacctggaaaagttgcaggtttgagtcgtcattttCGGTGTCAATACATTGACGACTTTGTAGAGTCGTTACGGTATACGCCCCTCGACATTGACGACTCTTTCTCTGTCTTGTGACATATATCCAATCCATAGGAGAATTTAagataatcttaccatcaacacaatcatctttgttGCTTGAACCTTCCCCAACATCATTTCCCCCACTTGAATCATTCATTtttaaaaaccccaaatttttctctaaaacctcctcctcttcttctcaaatcacaaaaacacaattatttttttccaattttaattctaaaatttaattttaatctaacataatctaatcaaactaattaaattaacttaattaattattaacactaattattTTGGGgcagtttagccatttaaaaaaatatttggataaggggttacTGAAATTAGGTTTTAATGACCTACTTTATCCTCTAGTGGGAGGTCCCCAATTGTTTTTTGGGGCCTCAATTAAACAAGGTTAAATTAGTATTGGAGTACAAAATATCCTAGCTAGTTTGCGACCAAACAATTTTTTCACCCAATTTATTCAAATGACTATGGGGTGTCTAAAATAGGTGAAAAGATCGATGTAAGCTCAAATTATCCCTAATCCTAAACTCATATAAATAGAAATCTTTATATTTTCAGAATAagacaaaacctaaatttttaaaACAGAAATAACTTTCTATTTTCGTCTAAACTTTACAAATCCTGAAACCCTAATCAAAATTTTGTAATCTTTCGTCAAAAATCACCGAACCGTAAGGTAAATCCAAATCAAACTCATTCTCTTAAACTCATTTATTCATTGATTTAGGCATCTAAAACCCAATTTTTTACAAT encodes:
- the LOC113347513 gene encoding probable trehalose-phosphate phosphatase H — its product is MTKQSVMVSEPQTAGVNNMMEIVAKSSSLFSSMEMNTDNGYNFAIKKQFLKKLETSVVGVDKGTTRVNAWVDSMRASSPPRLNSTMDNDQSWMMQHPSALNMFDEIINASKGKQIVMFLDYDGTLSPIVADPDRAFMSESMRTAVRDVARYFPTAIVSGRSRDKVYSFVQLAELYYAGSHGMDIKGPAKGPRNNKTNKPVLFQPANDFLPLIDEVTRILIEKVQSTPGALVENNKFCVSVHFRCVEEKRWNDLAELVRSVIKEYPELRMSQGRKVFEIRPTIKWDKGKALEFLLESLGYANSTNVFPIYIGDDLTDEDAFKVLRERDQGFGILVSKFPKNTNASYSLREPAEVKDFLCRLVEWKRYSRRMISRV